A portion of the Desulfurispora thermophila DSM 16022 genome contains these proteins:
- a CDS encoding multicopper oxidase domain-containing protein — MAVIIKNLWAKAGTLSLPGQNVPFWGYAPAANRPPQLPGPVIVATVGDTLRIRLRNNLSEPTSIIFPGLENVMVRRLPSGTTRPARPQYEDGLIISLTNFLEPGTNVVMEYSFRATRPGVFLYESGTHPEKQIQMGLYGIIIVRPVGHSSSGHPNYHTAYGSGTGSRYDVEKVLALEEIDSQMHKAVVPGEYYNMLTFKPDYWLMNGRSYPDTLRSDDNSSQPYSSAVSCQAGQRLLLRLVNAGYQTHTIHWGGLTGRIIAGDSFPYKTPVQDNTYQKTGITLSSGQTYDVLITPDARGDYFIYDREYLHLLNNDQFPGGMMTGLRIQ; from the coding sequence ATGGCTGTGATTATCAAAAACTTATGGGCCAAGGCAGGAACCCTATCCCTGCCCGGCCAAAACGTCCCCTTTTGGGGCTATGCGCCTGCAGCGAACAGGCCTCCCCAGCTCCCGGGACCTGTGATAGTAGCGACTGTGGGGGACACCCTGCGCATCAGGCTCAGGAACAACCTGAGCGAACCCACTTCGATCATTTTCCCGGGACTGGAAAATGTTATGGTCAGAAGGCTGCCTTCTGGTACAACCCGTCCTGCCCGGCCCCAGTACGAAGACGGGCTCATTATTTCGCTGACAAATTTTCTGGAACCCGGTACCAATGTGGTGATGGAATATAGCTTTAGAGCAACCAGACCCGGGGTTTTCCTGTATGAAAGCGGTACCCACCCCGAAAAACAAATTCAGATGGGGCTTTACGGTATTATTATTGTCCGGCCGGTGGGACACAGCTCCAGCGGCCATCCCAATTACCACACAGCCTATGGCAGCGGCACAGGTTCCCGTTATGATGTGGAAAAAGTGCTGGCGCTGGAGGAAATAGACAGCCAGATGCACAAAGCGGTAGTTCCGGGAGAATACTACAATATGCTCACTTTTAAACCAGATTACTGGTTGATGAACGGGCGGTCCTACCCGGATACTCTGCGCAGCGACGATAACTCCAGCCAGCCTTACAGCTCAGCAGTCAGTTGCCAGGCCGGGCAAAGGCTGTTATTAAGGCTGGTTAACGCCGGTTACCAGACCCACACCATTCATTGGGGCGGATTGACCGGTCGCATTATTGCTGGCGACAGCTTCCCTTACAAGACACCCGTCCAGGATAACACGTACCAGAAAACAGGCATTACTCTGAGCTCCGGACAAACATATGATGTGTTAATCACACCGGATGCTCGCGGCGATTATTTTATTTACGATCGAGAGTATTTACATCTCCTAAACAACGACCAATTTCCCGGCGGCATGATGACCGGACTGCGTATTCAATAA
- a CDS encoding multicopper oxidase domain-containing protein has protein sequence MQVINLWAKDGYLSTPDGNSIYFWGFSSTADGPSQIPGPHLIMRQGEPVTINLTNTLPEPVSLLFPGQPGITSAGQPVQPQYIDNKLVSFTNYARPGETISYTFTPARPGTFLYESGTNPPRQVPMGLYGGIVVRPADYNPAVRRYKTAYGAETGTEFDREYLLITGEIKPELHRAVEQGKPYSFKNYKPRYWMLNGRCAPDTMLMDNVVYLPHQPYGAMIMAQPGERVLIRYIGAGIAHHPLHPHGNHTRVIGLDGYLLRNGSTDLSYKRFTVLVGAGQTYDQIYQWEGLGYTPDNPIPTILPNLRNMGIGEPGWTLWSGSPYLGVKGDVPKGVTSFNEMGEYYFMLHSHEEPQITNWGEFPGGMMTMIAIYPSLSPTVGELK, from the coding sequence ATGCAGGTTATAAATTTGTGGGCCAAGGATGGATATTTAAGCACTCCGGATGGCAACAGCATATACTTCTGGGGTTTTTCCAGCACTGCTGACGGGCCGTCCCAAATACCCGGTCCCCACCTGATTATGCGGCAGGGCGAGCCGGTGACCATCAACCTGACCAACACGCTGCCCGAACCGGTCTCCCTGCTTTTCCCAGGACAACCCGGGATTACCTCCGCTGGTCAACCGGTTCAGCCACAATATATTGATAACAAGCTGGTTTCCTTCACAAACTACGCCCGGCCGGGAGAAACGATTTCCTACACTTTTACTCCCGCCCGGCCGGGAACCTTTCTTTATGAAAGCGGTACCAACCCGCCCCGGCAGGTTCCCATGGGTCTTTACGGAGGAATAGTGGTACGGCCGGCCGATTACAACCCGGCTGTCAGGCGGTACAAAACTGCTTACGGGGCCGAAACCGGTACCGAGTTTGACCGGGAATACCTGCTCATCACAGGCGAGATCAAACCCGAGCTGCACAGGGCAGTGGAACAAGGGAAGCCATACTCATTTAAAAATTACAAGCCGCGTTACTGGATGCTGAACGGGCGTTGTGCGCCCGACACCATGCTCATGGATAATGTTGTCTACCTGCCCCACCAGCCCTACGGGGCAATGATCATGGCCCAGCCAGGGGAAAGGGTCTTAATCCGCTACATCGGGGCCGGCATTGCGCACCACCCGCTGCACCCCCACGGCAACCACACCCGGGTTATCGGCCTGGACGGTTATTTGCTTCGCAACGGCAGTACCGATCTCTCCTATAAGCGCTTTACCGTGCTGGTGGGAGCAGGCCAGACTTACGACCAGATTTATCAGTGGGAAGGACTGGGCTATACACCCGATAATCCCATCCCCACAATTCTGCCCAATCTGCGCAACATGGGCATAGGAGAACCCGGGTGGACTTTGTGGAGCGGCAGCCCCTACCTGGGAGTAAAGGGAGATGTCCCCAAAGGTGTCACCTCGTTCAATGAAATGGGTGAGTACTACTTTATGCTCCATTCGCACGAAGAACCGCAAATTACCAATTGGGGCGAATTCCCGGGCGGCATGATGACAATGATTGCCATATATCCCTCCCTTAGCCCCACCGTCGGTGAGTTAAAATAA
- a CDS encoding multicopper oxidase domain-containing protein — translation MAVVKKRLGATDGFIRMPDGTSHYIFGFVDITGVPEEAVFMYRGKANLLAPLLEVYEGDEIYLTLTNLGLPGRPDLDDTHTIHWHGFPNQIPLWDGVPEASLSVPVGRDFTYYYEPLAPGTYMYHCHFEPVEHIQMGMVGPLVVRPQLEKEQQRKFAYNDISTQFDREAIVFLTELDARPHYLVANVQGFDWTEYAPRYWLLNGRSYPDTIKPADDPSLPYQPYSSLIHAYAGERVLLRFVNLGYEQHSIQILGIPLHIIGQDAQLLRGYYDEDLSYHKSTVYIGAGQTTDAIFRAPRAGKYPLYNRDLHKNTVAGKFFGGMVTEVTVLPAP, via the coding sequence ATGGCTGTGGTCAAAAAACGGCTGGGCGCAACAGATGGGTTTATCCGCATGCCCGACGGTACCAGCCACTATATATTTGGCTTCGTGGATATAACCGGGGTTCCGGAAGAGGCAGTATTCATGTACAGAGGTAAAGCCAACTTGTTGGCTCCTCTGCTGGAAGTATATGAAGGGGATGAGATATACCTTACCTTAACCAACCTGGGGTTGCCCGGACGGCCGGATCTGGACGATACCCACACCATTCACTGGCACGGCTTTCCCAATCAGATTCCCCTTTGGGACGGGGTGCCCGAAGCCTCGCTTTCGGTTCCCGTAGGCAGGGACTTTACCTATTACTATGAACCCCTGGCCCCCGGCACCTATATGTACCACTGCCATTTTGAGCCAGTGGAACACATCCAGATGGGCATGGTGGGTCCCCTGGTTGTCCGCCCCCAGCTGGAGAAAGAGCAGCAGAGAAAATTTGCCTACAACGACATCTCCACGCAGTTTGACCGGGAGGCCATAGTCTTCCTCACCGAGCTCGATGCCAGGCCTCACTACCTGGTAGCCAATGTGCAGGGATTTGACTGGACGGAATACGCTCCGCGGTACTGGCTGCTCAACGGGCGAAGTTACCCCGATACAATAAAACCGGCAGATGACCCCTCCCTCCCCTACCAGCCCTACAGCTCTCTGATTCATGCCTATGCCGGGGAGCGGGTCTTGCTCCGCTTTGTTAACCTGGGGTATGAGCAGCACAGCATCCAGATCCTGGGCATACCGCTGCATATAATCGGGCAGGATGCCCAGTTGCTGCGAGGTTACTATGACGAAGACCTCAGCTACCACAAAAGCACTGTGTATATAGGAGCCGGGCAAACTACCGACGCCATTTTCCGTGCGCCCAGGGCGGGGAAATATCCGCTGTACAACCGCGATCTTCATAAGAATACTGTGGCCGGCAAGTTTTTCGGGGGCATGGTCACCGAAGTGACGGTTCTGCCGGCACCGTAG
- a CDS encoding choice-of-anchor Q domain-containing protein: protein MKDKPATDSPVQEKGSAGMLRAGATLTVVTRNIKTGTQIPQFKFIVNDNNVGDPQVYLPEDQRNPNLFPSLKPAASHSPVVATGESSTTAQPVVVVPAGNYLVTVLAPGYKMGGNWVTVSEGSDVTVEIELHPHPLPLSQIRVHVFHDNNPVNGEDDFPLESGLEGFLIIIEDTVGQVTVDYFGNPLGTKYERDASGNLVLDPSGQPIPIPGTGGRILTDANGDAMIENLPPGKYGVQAIPPDGTDWIQTTTIEGTHIIDAWIEEGNDGYSPREGFKAALVWIGFVRPMDFGPPIPWETGTIKGRVRTIIEFTPPFRPLTLGDPVDRPWIALSDIGANDQQVYTGRGDSDGNFIINNVPPGIYQMAIWDEPLDHIISFRTAQVQPGATIDMGDIGIPRWFGYIKGKIFHDPEGTGTGQPGQAGIPNVEVKTRFKDGSVQYSTVSDMRGEYALEEVFELERFAVAEVDFVRFAATGATATPDDNIPVHYPGGCRNDRGQFVRCPETHPESITLAELTWAAKTNRIDWGKKTYQPGENGGISGIVYYATMRNETDPRYAFAEEYEPGIPNVTINLYNARYDPVSGKLIQGELVNTTTTDSWQHPTGCIDHNGIPVPCLEVPNISNQIRPGAFDGGYAFKTIFQPHYGHPSAQEIPMPPGTYIVEVIPPAGYKVLDQHGSVNTGQGDVFVANMNGPALTRMPPPPYYAPPSPPPDLDMQKKVVTVGPEMNATTDFFLFTDVPIPGRIVGFLLDDVNLETNPNFIYYGEKRGIPNTPVGIRDFTGRLITTVHSDINGIFEVLLPSTYTCNVPTPSGVAPAMYRVIGNDPGDPDRPNLLYNPNYQTLQMVFDVWPGKTTYADVALFPITAFVGTPGTQFSQPPQCHLNSGVPQIFRVNRVQVNVLQADDTRRTVRILGTGFGSAPGLVKLNGQPISIVNWSDQEITALVPHNFPVTGPAQLLVTNTAGETSPTGITFHLRKPGVYWPNVKRVRLNGTGDYSSIQAAIDNEPDGSIIVVGPGTYYESPILYKNIKLQGVGPGGIRPDGTAVAGSVIDGRFFQSYINQWLEQLAQIDFDGPENLAQQPDQVKEISRGQVLTVVAKAGTFGNTFAPQIDGFKITGARGEEAGGIYVNAHCRYLIISNNIIQSNGGGFGGGITIGKAYVGDNYNHHIHIHHNRILNNGGISLAGGIGIFNGANDYIIEYNEICGNYSAEYGGGISHFGYSPGGKIRHNKVLFNASFDEGGGIFVGGEQPVPPAALTAGSGTVEVDSNLVIGNLANDDGGGIRLLQPLDYLITISNNVIANNLSTDLGGGIALDDASRVVIVNNTITKNITTATAEDSDGQPHAAGLASELHSAAFLAILPPGADNFSNPVLFNNIFWDNRAGFFNQALNNGRGGIAGIGATGDPLPIRVIDMEVYGSNAVLQPQYCLLSGTYAGGSNNVVGENPLFVAEHNTQVTAVAFNLEPNFKSVKIVTVSPELAGDYHLQALSPAIDRGTDHVVRNGEVFPAPDRDMDGNARPRGSGYDIGAYEHVLVP from the coding sequence GTGAAAGATAAACCTGCTACGGACTCGCCTGTCCAAGAAAAAGGCTCTGCCGGCATGCTCAGAGCCGGCGCCACCCTTACTGTGGTCACCCGCAATATTAAAACAGGCACGCAAATCCCACAGTTTAAATTCATTGTCAATGATAACAACGTGGGCGATCCACAAGTTTACCTGCCGGAAGACCAGCGCAACCCCAACCTGTTCCCTTCCCTAAAGCCCGCTGCCAGCCACAGCCCCGTGGTGGCCACAGGGGAGTCATCCACCACAGCGCAACCAGTAGTTGTAGTTCCGGCCGGGAACTATCTGGTGACGGTGCTTGCTCCCGGGTACAAAATGGGAGGCAACTGGGTAACAGTGAGTGAGGGGTCAGATGTAACAGTCGAGATTGAATTGCACCCCCATCCCCTACCGCTCTCCCAAATCCGGGTACACGTTTTTCACGACAACAACCCGGTCAATGGTGAGGACGATTTCCCGCTGGAGAGCGGGCTGGAAGGCTTCTTGATCATCATTGAAGACACCGTGGGACAAGTGACTGTGGATTATTTTGGCAATCCCCTGGGGACAAAATACGAACGGGACGCTTCCGGTAACCTGGTACTGGACCCCAGCGGTCAGCCCATCCCCATCCCCGGCACCGGCGGGAGAATACTTACCGACGCCAATGGCGATGCAATGATAGAAAACCTGCCTCCCGGCAAATACGGTGTGCAGGCCATTCCTCCCGATGGCACGGACTGGATCCAAACCACAACCATTGAGGGCACGCACATCATTGACGCCTGGATTGAAGAAGGAAACGACGGTTACAGTCCCCGGGAGGGTTTTAAAGCCGCCCTGGTCTGGATCGGTTTCGTCCGCCCCATGGACTTCGGACCTCCCATCCCCTGGGAAACGGGCACCATCAAAGGGCGGGTCCGCACCATCATTGAGTTCACCCCTCCTTTCCGGCCGCTGACCCTGGGCGACCCCGTTGATAGACCCTGGATAGCCCTGAGTGACATAGGAGCCAACGACCAGCAGGTCTACACCGGCCGGGGCGACAGTGACGGAAACTTCATTATAAACAATGTACCCCCGGGCATCTATCAAATGGCCATCTGGGATGAGCCTCTCGACCACATTATCTCTTTCCGGACCGCTCAGGTTCAACCCGGTGCCACCATTGACATGGGCGATATAGGCATTCCCCGGTGGTTTGGCTATATCAAAGGCAAAATATTCCACGACCCGGAGGGCACCGGCACCGGCCAGCCCGGGCAAGCAGGAATTCCCAACGTGGAGGTAAAAACCCGCTTTAAAGACGGCAGCGTACAGTACAGCACCGTTTCCGACATGCGCGGGGAATACGCGCTGGAGGAAGTTTTTGAGCTGGAGCGCTTTGCAGTGGCGGAAGTGGACTTTGTGCGCTTTGCTGCCACCGGGGCCACAGCCACTCCCGATGACAACATTCCCGTACACTATCCCGGCGGTTGTCGGAATGACAGGGGGCAGTTCGTGCGCTGTCCGGAGACCCACCCTGAATCGATAACCCTTGCCGAACTAACCTGGGCCGCCAAAACCAACCGCATCGATTGGGGGAAAAAAACTTACCAACCCGGGGAAAATGGCGGCATCTCGGGCATTGTCTATTATGCCACCATGCGCAATGAAACCGACCCCCGTTACGCTTTTGCCGAAGAATATGAGCCCGGCATCCCCAATGTAACGATTAATCTTTACAACGCACGCTACGACCCGGTCAGCGGCAAGTTGATCCAGGGCGAACTGGTGAACACTACAACCACAGACAGCTGGCAGCATCCAACCGGTTGCATCGACCACAACGGCATTCCGGTGCCCTGTCTGGAAGTACCCAATATTTCCAACCAGATCAGACCGGGCGCGTTCGATGGCGGCTACGCATTTAAAACCATTTTCCAGCCGCATTACGGACACCCGTCAGCCCAGGAGATACCAATGCCGCCGGGAACTTATATAGTGGAAGTAATCCCACCCGCGGGCTACAAGGTGCTCGACCAGCACGGTTCGGTTAACACCGGCCAGGGAGATGTCTTTGTCGCCAATATGAACGGGCCGGCTCTTACGCGCATGCCTCCCCCGCCGTACTATGCTCCTCCATCTCCCCCGCCCGACCTGGACATGCAAAAAAAAGTGGTAACCGTTGGCCCGGAGATGAACGCAACAACCGATTTCTTCCTCTTTACCGACGTACCCATACCCGGCCGCATTGTGGGTTTTCTGCTGGACGATGTAAATTTAGAAACCAACCCCAACTTTATATATTACGGCGAAAAAAGAGGCATACCCAATACTCCCGTGGGCATCCGGGACTTTACCGGCCGGCTGATCACCACTGTCCACTCGGACATCAACGGAATATTTGAGGTCCTCCTGCCTTCCACCTATACTTGCAACGTGCCCACGCCGTCCGGGGTAGCACCGGCTATGTACCGGGTGATTGGGAACGATCCCGGGGATCCGGACCGGCCCAACTTGTTATATAACCCCAATTACCAGACCCTGCAGATGGTCTTCGATGTCTGGCCGGGCAAGACCACGTACGCCGACGTGGCGCTGTTCCCCATCACTGCTTTTGTGGGCACTCCGGGCACCCAGTTTTCCCAACCGCCCCAGTGTCACCTCAACAGCGGTGTACCGCAAATATTCAGGGTCAACAGAGTGCAGGTGAATGTTCTGCAAGCAGACGACACCAGGAGGACGGTACGCATACTGGGCACAGGGTTCGGTTCCGCCCCGGGCCTGGTGAAGCTAAACGGCCAACCTATCTCCATCGTTAATTGGAGCGACCAGGAAATCACAGCCCTGGTGCCCCACAACTTCCCCGTCACCGGACCGGCGCAATTGCTGGTTACCAATACCGCCGGTGAGACCAGCCCGACCGGCATCACTTTCCACCTGCGCAAACCCGGCGTGTACTGGCCAAACGTCAAGCGGGTAAGGCTGAACGGCACGGGAGATTACAGCAGCATCCAGGCAGCCATAGATAACGAACCGGACGGCAGCATCATTGTGGTTGGGCCGGGCACCTATTACGAAAGCCCGATACTATACAAGAACATCAAGCTGCAGGGCGTGGGACCGGGTGGTATCAGGCCTGATGGCACGGCCGTAGCAGGCTCGGTGATTGACGGGCGTTTTTTTCAATCATATATCAACCAGTGGCTTGAACAACTGGCCCAAATTGATTTTGACGGGCCGGAAAATCTGGCCCAGCAACCGGATCAGGTAAAGGAAATATCCCGGGGGCAGGTGCTCACCGTTGTGGCCAAAGCGGGAACTTTCGGCAACACCTTTGCTCCCCAGATCGATGGTTTTAAAATAACCGGCGCCCGGGGTGAGGAAGCGGGTGGCATTTATGTCAATGCCCACTGCCGGTACCTGATCATCAGCAACAACATCATTCAAAGCAACGGCGGAGGTTTCGGAGGAGGCATAACCATCGGCAAAGCTTATGTGGGAGACAACTACAACCACCACATACACATCCACCACAATAGAATCCTGAACAACGGCGGCATCAGCCTGGCCGGTGGGATTGGCATTTTCAACGGCGCAAACGACTATATCATCGAGTACAACGAGATTTGCGGCAATTACTCGGCGGAATACGGAGGAGGCATATCCCACTTTGGTTACAGCCCGGGTGGAAAGATCCGGCATAACAAAGTTCTGTTCAACGCTTCCTTTGATGAAGGGGGCGGCATATTTGTAGGCGGCGAACAACCCGTCCCGCCGGCCGCGCTGACCGCCGGCTCCGGTACAGTGGAAGTTGACAGCAATCTGGTCATAGGCAATCTGGCCAACGACGATGGAGGCGGCATCCGGCTGCTGCAGCCGCTGGATTACCTGATCACCATAAGCAACAACGTCATAGCCAACAACCTCTCCACCGACCTGGGGGGCGGCATAGCCCTGGATGATGCTTCCCGGGTAGTCATTGTCAACAATACCATAACCAAAAACATTACTACCGCAACGGCGGAAGACAGTGACGGGCAACCCCACGCGGCCGGGTTGGCCAGCGAATTGCACAGCGCAGCCTTTCTGGCCATACTGCCCCCCGGCGCGGATAACTTCAGCAACCCGGTCCTGTTCAACAATATTTTCTGGGACAACAGAGCGGGGTTCTTCAACCAGGCGCTGAACAATGGCCGGGGTGGCATTGCGGGCATTGGAGCTACCGGAGACCCGCTGCCCATCCGGGTCATCGACATGGAGGTATACGGCAGCAATGCTGTGCTACAGCCCCAGTACTGCTTGCTGTCGGGCACCTACGCCGGTGGAAGCAACAACGTGGTGGGAGAAAACCCGCTTTTTGTTGCTGAGCACAATACGCAGGTCACCGCCGTAGCCTTTAATCTGGAACCTAACTTCAAGAGCGTAAAAATAGTTACCGTTAGCCCGGAATTGGCCGGCGACTACCACCTCCAGGCCCTCTCCCCGGCCATTGACCGGGGTACCGACCATGTGGTGAGAAATGGTGAAGTTTTCCCTGCCCCGGATAGAGACATGGACGGCAATGCACGGCCCCGGGGTAGCGGGTACGACATTGGCGCATACGAACATGTACTTGTACCATAA
- the accB gene encoding acetyl-CoA carboxylase biotin carboxyl carrier protein produces the protein MAKVKITDTTLRDGHQSLWATRMRLEHMLPIVEKIDQVGFHSVEVWGGATFDVCLRYLNEDPWERLRVLKKHFKRTPLQMLLRGQSLVGYQHYPDDVVEAFVHKMVENGIDIIRVFDALNDIRNLSTAIKAGKQAGAHVQAAVVYTVSPVHTIEHYLQTARELAQMGADSICIKDMAGLLVPYKAYELVKLFKEELGLPVQLHSHYIGGLAVGAYLKAAEAGVDVVDTASVPLAFGASQPPVETVVRALKDTPYDTGLSLKALFEIANYFEQLRKELGYERGVTRINDMRVFEHQVPGGMITNLVSQLEEQKALHRLPEVLEEIPRVRRELGYPPLVTPTSQIVGTQAVLNVLVGERYKLVPGEVRAYVQGLYGQPPAPIDEEIARKILAGKPSYTCRPADLLPPRLEKIKEEARDIARTEEAVLSYALFPQIYRQFVKNRQSGGADQAVTPGRNVAGSPLAKTNSSKEAHGVNLQEVKELINLVHETSISEVKLENNGMKVVIRKGPVTGADPEAGKSAPAAAAAPLPPVAPAAQPAAAAPADTSGLAEVKSPMVGTFYRAPAPDAPPFVQEGDLVKPGQVLCIVEAMKLMNEIAAEVGGRVEKILVENAQPVEYGQVLFLIKPEGN, from the coding sequence ATGGCAAAAGTTAAAATCACAGACACTACCCTGCGGGATGGTCACCAGAGCCTGTGGGCCACGCGCATGCGGCTGGAGCACATGCTGCCCATCGTGGAAAAAATCGACCAGGTGGGCTTTCACTCGGTGGAAGTCTGGGGAGGAGCCACCTTTGACGTCTGCCTGCGCTACCTGAACGAAGACCCCTGGGAAAGGCTGCGCGTGCTCAAAAAACATTTCAAGCGAACGCCGCTGCAAATGCTATTGCGCGGCCAGTCGCTGGTGGGTTACCAGCACTACCCGGACGATGTGGTGGAAGCCTTTGTGCACAAAATGGTGGAGAACGGCATCGACATCATCCGGGTTTTCGATGCCTTAAACGATATCCGCAACCTGTCCACCGCCATCAAAGCGGGCAAACAGGCGGGCGCCCATGTCCAGGCGGCCGTGGTCTACACGGTCAGCCCGGTGCACACCATCGAGCACTACCTGCAGACGGCCCGGGAACTGGCTCAAATGGGAGCCGACTCCATTTGTATCAAGGACATGGCCGGCTTGCTGGTACCTTATAAAGCCTATGAGCTGGTCAAGTTGTTTAAAGAAGAGCTGGGGTTGCCGGTGCAACTGCACAGCCACTATATCGGCGGTCTGGCCGTGGGCGCTTACCTGAAGGCGGCCGAGGCCGGGGTGGATGTGGTGGACACGGCCTCGGTACCGCTGGCCTTTGGTGCCTCCCAGCCGCCGGTGGAAACCGTGGTACGGGCCTTAAAAGATACTCCGTATGACACCGGCCTTAGCTTAAAGGCCCTTTTTGAAATTGCCAATTACTTTGAGCAACTGCGCAAGGAGCTGGGCTACGAGCGGGGCGTCACCCGCATCAACGACATGCGCGTGTTTGAGCACCAGGTGCCCGGCGGCATGATCACCAACCTGGTCAGCCAGCTGGAGGAACAAAAAGCGCTGCACCGCCTGCCCGAGGTGCTGGAGGAGATCCCCCGCGTGCGCAGGGAGCTGGGCTATCCGCCCCTGGTCACTCCCACCAGCCAGATTGTGGGGACGCAGGCCGTGCTGAACGTGCTGGTGGGCGAGCGCTACAAGCTGGTACCCGGCGAGGTGCGGGCCTACGTGCAGGGGTTGTACGGTCAGCCCCCGGCCCCCATTGATGAAGAAATAGCGCGCAAAATTCTCGCCGGTAAACCTTCCTACACCTGCCGGCCGGCCGATTTATTGCCGCCCCGCCTGGAGAAAATTAAAGAAGAGGCGCGGGACATTGCCAGAACAGAAGAGGCTGTCCTGTCCTATGCCCTTTTCCCGCAAATTTATCGCCAGTTTGTCAAAAACAGACAGAGTGGCGGGGCGGACCAGGCCGTCACCCCGGGGCGGAATGTTGCCGGCAGCCCGCTAGCCAAGACCAATAGTTCCAAGGAGGCGCATGGTGTGAACCTGCAGGAAGTGAAAGAGCTGATCAATCTGGTCCATGAAACCTCCATCAGCGAGGTTAAACTGGAGAACAACGGCATGAAGGTGGTCATCCGCAAGGGCCCGGTTACCGGCGCCGATCCGGAAGCCGGCAAAAGCGCTCCCGCGGCAGCTGCAGCCCCGCTACCGCCGGTCGCTCCGGCCGCCCAACCGGCTGCCGCGGCACCTGCCGACACCAGCGGGCTGGCCGAGGTCAAATCGCCTATGGTGGGTACTTTTTACCGCGCTCCGGCCCCTGATGCACCTCCCTTTGTCCAGGAGGGTGACCTGGTCAAGCCCGGCCAGGTGTTGTGCATTGTGGAAGCCATGAAGCTGATGAATGAAATTGCGGCCGAAGTGGGCGGCCGGGTGGAGAAGATCCTGGTGGAGAACGCCCAGCCGGTGGAGTACGGCCAGGTGCTATTCTTGATCAAGCCGGAGGGGAACTAA
- the accC gene encoding acetyl-CoA carboxylase biotin carboxylase subunit, which produces MLDKILIANRGEIAVRVIRACRELGIQTVAVYSQADRDSLHVRLADQAVCIGPPPARESYLNMQNIICAALITGARAIHPGYGFLAENARFAALCQQHDLVFIGPAPAAMTAMGDKAVARATVQRAGVPVVPGSPGVVEELEQALRVAQEIGYPVLIKAAAGGGGRGMRVAASEEELKRAWQTARAEAGTAFGNAAVYLEKYIEQPRHVEIQVLGDQHGNLLYLGERDCTVQRRNQKLIEEAPSPVVTPELRQAMGRAALEAAAAVGYFSAGTVEFLVDRHRNFYFIEMNTRIQVEHPVTELITGVDLIKEQILVAAGEKLSIKQSDVQIKGHAIECRINAEDPAAGFKPCPGRISAYLPPGGPGVRVDSFIYAGYTVPPFYDSLLCKVVALGADRAEAICRMLRALNEMQLEGVPTTIPLHRQILQHELFQSGAYDTSFVQQELGL; this is translated from the coding sequence GTGCTGGACAAAATACTGATCGCCAACCGGGGGGAAATCGCCGTGCGGGTGATCCGGGCCTGCCGCGAGCTGGGCATCCAGACGGTGGCCGTCTACTCCCAGGCCGACCGGGACAGCCTGCACGTACGCCTGGCCGACCAGGCGGTGTGCATCGGCCCACCGCCGGCCCGGGAAAGTTACCTGAACATGCAAAACATCATCTGCGCGGCTTTAATCACCGGCGCCCGGGCCATTCACCCCGGCTACGGCTTTCTGGCCGAAAACGCCCGCTTTGCCGCCCTCTGCCAGCAGCACGACCTGGTCTTCATCGGCCCCGCTCCCGCCGCCATGACCGCCATGGGCGATAAAGCCGTGGCCCGGGCAACCGTGCAAAGGGCCGGGGTGCCCGTGGTGCCCGGCTCACCCGGTGTGGTGGAGGAACTGGAGCAGGCCCTGCGGGTGGCGCAGGAGATCGGTTACCCGGTATTGATCAAGGCCGCGGCCGGCGGGGGCGGCCGGGGGATGCGGGTGGCGGCCAGCGAGGAGGAACTAAAGCGGGCCTGGCAGACCGCCCGGGCGGAAGCCGGCACGGCTTTTGGCAATGCCGCGGTCTACCTGGAGAAATACATTGAGCAGCCGCGCCATGTGGAAATCCAGGTGTTGGGCGACCAGCACGGCAACCTTTTGTACCTGGGCGAACGGGACTGCACCGTACAGCGGCGCAACCAGAAGCTGATTGAGGAGGCCCCTTCGCCGGTGGTTACCCCCGAACTGCGCCAGGCCATGGGCCGGGCCGCCCTGGAGGCTGCGGCCGCGGTGGGTTATTTCAGCGCGGGCACGGTGGAGTTTTTAGTGGACCGGCACCGGAACTTTTATTTTATTGAGATGAACACCCGCATCCAGGTCGAGCACCCCGTCACAGAGCTGATCACGGGCGTGGACTTGATCAAAGAGCAAATCCTGGTTGCCGCGGGCGAAAAATTGTCCATCAAACAGTCCGACGTGCAGATCAAGGGGCATGCCATCGAGTGCCGCATCAACGCCGAGGACCCGGCCGCCGGCTTCAAACCCTGTCCGGGCCGCATTAGCGCCTACCTGCCTCCCGGGGGCCCGGGCGTGCGGGTGGACAGCTTTATCTACGCCGGATACACCGTGCCGCCCTTTTACGATTCCCTGCTCTGCAAAGTGGTGGCCCTGGGCGCCGACCGGGCCGAGGCCATCTGCCGTATGCTGCGTGCCCTTAACGAAATGCAGTTGGAGGGTGTGCCCACCACCATTCCCCTGCACCGGCAGATACTGCAGCACGAACTTTTCCAGTCCGGCGCTTATGACACTTCTTTTGTGCAGCAAGAGTTGGGTCTTTAG